From one Kwoniella dejecticola CBS 10117 chromosome 2, complete sequence genomic stretch:
- a CDS encoding 60S ribosomal protein eL20: MGRFTEYSVIGRTLPTEATPEPKLYRMRIFAPNEVVAKSRYWYYLRQLKKAKRANGEIVAINVIHEKKPLKVKNFAIWLRYDSRSGTHNMVKEFRALSRAEAVEAMYQDMAARHRARFRSVQILRVAEIEKKEDIRRPYIKQLLEPGLKFPLPHRRTKSKAWYAANRPATWA, translated from the exons ATGGGCCGATTCACCGAGTACTCCGTCATTGGACGAACCCTCCCCACCGAGGCTACTCCAGAGCCCAAGCTCTACCGAATGAGGATCTTCGCCCCCAACGAGGTTGTCGCCAAGTCCAGATACTGGTACTACCTTCGTCAATTGAAGAAGGCTAAGCGAGCTAACGGTGAAATCGTTGCCATCAACGTT ATTCACGAGAAGAAGCCATTGAAGGTCAAGAACTTCGCCATCTGGCTCAGATACGACTCTCGATCAGGTACCCACAACATGGTCAAGGAGTTCCGAGCTCTCTCCCGAGCCGAGGCCGTCGAAGCCATGTACCAAGATATGGCCGCCCGACACCGAGCTAGATTTAGAAGTGTGCAGATCCTCCGAGTcgccgagatcgagaagaaggaggatatcagAAGACCTTACATCAAACAACTCCTCGAACCCGGACTCAAATTCCCTCTCCCTCACAGACGAACCAAGAGCAAGGCTTGGTACGCCGCCAACCGACCC GCCACCTGGGCTTAA